A window of Gambusia affinis linkage group LG03, SWU_Gaff_1.0, whole genome shotgun sequence contains these coding sequences:
- the hdr gene encoding hematopoietic death receptor — translation MSTKVFWTSLAVLQLVVAYPRQGVKTGRSISCKKYIEYPHNGICCVNCEAGQYVQSPCTETGKKGTCEECDYGTFTEHANGLKQCIKCTQCPPDQEIVRVCSHTHDTLCQCKPGRYCHPDEACEICRKCSRCNSDEEVVKNCTSTSNTECKKRQGNFSPEAAPTLTTGLTVFFVVLVIVLVIIILIFWEKKWRREDSNNFNQCLQGCISVRKPHSTSPSTYANMYPQRKEEIINLCESNSSSARSSQHNLTDPAETLPCEDPNRREEEPFPTLIPKNGVESLLACFEFFEELNVDFHHRFFRKLSVENNEIRSKDHLSYEDRIHYLLSYWVEKKGKEANLNHLLRALLDLNQRRTAEEIMNKAIEKGYFEFESSSMGDD, via the exons ATGAGCACTAAG GTTTTTTGGACTTCCTTAGCTGTTCTCCAGTTGGTGGTAGCCTACCCACGGCAGGGTGTGAAGACGGGCCGGTCTATTTCTTGCAAAAAATACATAGAATACCCACACAATGGCATCTGCTGCGTGAATTGTGAAGCCG GTCAGTATGTGCAAAGCCCCTGCACTGAAACGGGCAAGAAGGGAACGTGTGAGGAGTGTGACTATGGAACGTTCACGGAGCATGCCAACGGACTGAAACAATGCATCAAGTGCACCCAGTGCCCTCCAG ATCAGGAAATAGTTAGGGTGTGCTCTCACACCCATGATACGTTGTGCCAGTGCAAGCCGGGGAGGTACTGTCATCCAGACGAAGCATGTGAAATATGCAGGAAGTGTTCCAG ATGCAACAGTGATGAGGAGGTGGTGAAGAACTGCACATCTACCAGTAACACTGAATGCAAGAAACGGCAGGGCAACTTCAGCCCAGAAGCAG CTCCTACTCTGACCACAGGactgactgttttttttgtggtactTGTTATTGTTTTGGTCATAATTATCTTGATCTTCTGGGAGAAGAAATGGAGAAGAGAAG ATTCCAACAATTTCAACCAG TGTCTCCAGGGTTGTATTTCAGTGAGAAAGCCACACAGCACCAGTCCAAGCACATATGCAAACATGTATCCTCAAAGAAAGGAGGAGATAATAAATCTGTGTGAAAGCAATTCCAGCTCTGCCAGGAGCTCTCAGCACAACCTAACTGACCCTGCTGAAACGCTCCCCTGTGAAGATCCCAACAGGAGG gaAGAAGAGCCATTCCCCACCCTCATTCCTAAGAATG GTGTTGAATCTCTCTTGGCCTGCTTTGAATTCTTTGAAGAGCTGAACGTGGACTTCCACCACAGGTTCTTCCGTAAGCTAAGCGTAGAAAATAACGAGATCAGAAGCAAAGATCATCTTTCTTATGAAGACCGGATCCATTATCTGCTGTCTTACTGGGTGGAGAAGAAGGGGAAAGAAGCCAATCTAAACCACCTGCTGAGAGCTTTACTGGACTTGAACCAGAGACGAACAGCAGAGGAAATCATGAACAAAGCTATTGAGAAGggttattttgaatttgagaGTTCGTCTATGGGAGACGATTAA